One genomic region from Plasmodium chabaudi chabaudi strain AS genome assembly, chromosome: 7 encodes:
- a CDS encoding DnaJ protein, putative — MKIYFPLISLLFFILTSNVNCLFKNVVSRFYCNEDNCYSVLGVSEKASIEDIRSSYFRQLKNLSDNYNIKKKKKIVQAYNVLINKRSRKYYDYYLKNPDSIINIVNLNLLFLFKLFKVILAIVIIALFGILIQYVNNKYEERTILHKFSKHKDFRKKVQERIMQKYPQYRKYESKEKQKIEQDIEIEIAQELYNQHNQSQGKSSTFSFFKVIIVVKEIICFIIWIIKWIVKYYILNSEYDESDKIYITRRCLNMSSDKWNALDEDNKKMLLKKELWVKEKKQEFLDEIREKERLEKISSGKYKKEKRMKKKGFSFNYND; from the exons atgaaaatatattttccgtTGATATCTTTgctctttttcattttgacAAGCAATGTAAATtgcttatttaaaaatgttgtaAGCCGATTTTACTGTAATGAGGACAATTGCTACTCCGTATTAG GTGTAAGCGAAAAGGCTTCGATCGAAGACATAAGGTCGTCCTATTTTCGAcagttaaaaaatttaagcgataactataatataaaaaagaaaaagaagataGTACAAGCATATaatgttttaataaataaaagaagtcgaaaatattatgactattatttaaaaaatcctgatagtataataaatatagttaacttaaatttactttttttatttaaactaTTTAAAGTAATATTAgcaatagtaataatagcTTTATTTGGAATTCTAATTcaatatgtaaataataaatatgaagagAGAACTATCCTTCATAAATTTTCCAAACATAAAGACTTTCGAAAAAAGGTGCAAGAAAGAATAATGCAAAAATATCCacaatatagaaaatatgaaagtaaagaaaaacaaaaaattgaacAAGATATAGAAATTGAAATAGCAcaagaattatataatcaACATAATCAAAGTCAAGGAAAATCGAGTACttttagtttttttaaagttattattgttgttaaagaaattatatgttttataatatgGATTATTAAATGGATagttaaatattatatattaaatagtgAATATGATGAATCTGATAAAATCTATATCACAAGAAGATGTCTAAATATGTCATCGGATAAATGGAATGCCCTTGATGAggataacaaaaaaatgttattaaaaaaagaattatgggttaaggaaaaaaaacaagaatTTCTTGATGAAATTCGAGAAAAAGAAAGActagaaaaaatatcaagtggaaaatataaaaaagaaaaacgaatgaaaaaaaaaggtttTAGTTTTAACTATAATgattaa
- a CDS encoding AP2 domain transcription factor AP2-O, putative, which yields MDNNEHQQTINKIHLHILKVKKQMNNPHTMNSSNANNTNSDKEQGDNINKNSSELKENCKMENNMTSNSTTNHQNNIVSNTVNSPNVTDLKNDIINNDNCIKSNTNISQNDEIQNETDLDIKSSVLSDQKCFSVNDGEENKGPEFDGKILYRYFETSDYFNKIYKMDAYLFIFTGISDDILFETHKLNELSSKESDENSEKNYTPNFSFQKEENNNATIFNNNDDDYVSAESNNVSLQKTDIENVKSTNLNEHNIKDCNINETGSSDQNESLNHCDYIIDDNYKVQNNNMDDENYSRMFKKRNTSDMLLNCMDKKQKIDITVLESSNLKLASQLDTEVAEVDNNENEKKNTHKEDENKISENSDQEVDVKSADSIQENNAIYDILKNTEEKDVPTSNPIKASNNDDVQNNIIEQDSINVTPNDASISNIESSTKCIANTMLSFYDSINWEAEQKATDAEHDNNKYSIHSEEDQISGNFSELENPWNLNTQSSFHTNTINTSLNKNVIVISNSDDENKNNMEEVNNEKVKFDQINKASNNINPSSDKKIISHSEQCSNNNSKGANFNNSTELNASSECKMKTKNMIINKEAVQNNHILSKTNKNGSTELYKNKVNYLKDVDMMINNYDTDITMKDVSKNNINIDNEISLKNWSKDTINNNERSESDETDCTHEVDQFHNIINTNLNINNGDKINVNPDNCMYINNPNLLNSVENNNIININKIDNQKYIDVNDSNFDTIDAATNFDNLSGSESRRGSDNISEREEIDNEKKCFTNVDQENDKYMQWFDTIYTVCVKLDELCCKLNSSFPHSMDIWNNSGKVNMYQLKSVFNINENWNNIYNQDYKKNKNDILLDVNIQKSYNNQTCRNYNKNGILTSNISNEINNNECQYTLKDGTIIDNKNNLLSNHNNINNCVNYDVDKNNYSKVEINNYVNSYNTDNFNNNLVHLDNGLICKNRSNKNVNENNNVNMNPPKNNGIINNNVKMAQIYGSGNGNGNENTIKNVMYYQNKQYNVGPNLENNKIPINSNNGNMNSILNLTSNNMCNINNMGSNLVDNMYSIYGNITNPVNNKNNINIHRYNNDMTNYMNINNVHNLYSNTNGVASVNPEMDGKKMKNSKKNSNNVINKNTEKNNNTKKRNSVNRSNNRIIKDESEFEYLLDLPDKDGPNLDNPEDLKCDIAGVYWDKRSWIASWYDNGKRYYKSFSAKTHGFYKSKFWAIKVRLSKVKGQTIFGKHNRKPKNNNPNNETINSIPYNTNIAVGNDCVAIDNV from the coding sequence ATGGACAATAATGAGCACCAAcaaacaataaataaaattcatttgcatattttaaaagtaaaaaaacaaatgaataatCCACACACTATGAATAGTAGTAATGCTAATAACACAAACAGCGACAAAGAACAAGgggataatataaataaaaactcTTCCGAATTAAAAGAGAATTgcaaaatggaaaataacATGACTAGCAATTCTACCACCAatcatcaaaataatatagtttCAAACACAGTTAACAGTCCCAATGTAAcagatttaaaaaatgacatAATTAACAATGACAATTGTATAAAGTCTAATACTAATATAAGCCAAAATGACgaaatacaaaatgaaacaGACCTCGATATAAAATCTTCCGTTTTATCTGatcaaaaatgttttagTGTAAACGATGGGGAAGAAAATAAGGGTCCTGAATTTGATGGTAAGATACTTTATAGATATTTCGAAACTAGTgactattttaataaaatatataaaatggatGCATatctatttatttttacaggAATTTCTGATGATATACTTTTCGAGACACACAAATTGAATGAGTTAAGTTCAAAGGAAAGTGACGAAAATAGCGAAAAAAACTATACTCCCAATTTTAGCTTCCAAAAAgaggaaaataataatgccaCCATTTTCAACaataatgatgatgatTATGTTTCTGCCGAATCAAATAATGTGTCCTTACAAAAAACTGACAttgaaaatgtaaaatcAACAAACTTAAATGAGCATAATATAAAGGATTgcaatataaatgaaacgGGAAGTAGTGATCAAAACGAATCTTTAAATCATTGtgattatattattgatGATAATTACAAAGTacaaaataacaatatggatgatgaaaattatagtagaatgtttaaaaaaagaaacactTCAGATATGCTCCTAAATTGTATGgacaaaaaacaaaaaatagataTCACAGTCTTAGAATCGAGCAATCTCAAATTGGCTAGCCAATTGGATACTGAAGTTGCCGAAGTAgacaataatgaaaatgaaaaaaaaaatacacacaAAGAAgacgaaaataaaataagtgAGAATTCCGATCAAGAAGTTGATGTAAAAAGTGCCGACTCGATTCAGGAAAATAATGCAATATATgacatattaaaaaatacagaaGAAAAAGATGTACCTACTTCTAATCCTATAAAAGCGTCAAACAATGACGATGTAcaaaacaatattattgAGCAAGACTCGATAAATGTAACCCCAAATGATGCATCTATTTCAAATATAGAATCTAGTACTAAATGTATTGCTAATACTATGCTGTCATTCTATGATTCCATCAATTGGGAAGCAGAGCAAAAGGCAACAGATGCTGAACATgataataacaaatataGTATACATTCAGAGGAGGATCAAATATCTGGAAATTTTAGTGAATTGGAAAATCCATGGAATTTGAATACACAATCTAGTTTTCATACAAACACCATAAACACCagtttaaacaaaaatgttatagttatatcaaatagtgatgatgaaaataaaaataatatggaaGAAGTGAATAATGAAAAGGTCAAATTtgatcaaataaataaagcatctaataatataaacccTAGtagtgataaaaaaattatttcacaTTCCGAACAATGCAGCAATAACAATAGTAAAGGTGCCAATTTCAATAATAGCACCGAATTAAATGCAAGTAGCGAAtgcaaaatgaaaacaaaaaatatgataatcaATAAAGAAGCGGTGCAAAATAATCACATTTTAAGTaagacaaataaaaatgggtCTACCGAATTGTATAAGAATAAGGTTAACTATTTAAAGGATGTTGATATGATGATAAACAATTATGACACTGACATTACAATGAAGGATGTGtccaaaaataatatcaacATCGATAATGAAATATCTTTAAAAAACTGGAGCAAGGATAcgattaataataatgaacgTAGTGAAAGTGATGAAACAGATTGTACACATGAAGTAGATcaatttcataatataattaatacaaatttaaacataaataatggtGACAAAATTAATGTTAATCCTGATaattgtatgtatataaataatccaaatttattaaattctgttgaaaataataatattataaatataaacaaaattgataaccaaaaatatatagatgtAAATGATTCAAATTTTGATACTATAGATGCTGCTACgaattttgataatttaagTGGAAGTGAAAGTAGAAGAGGAAGTGATAATATTAGCGAAAGAGAAGAGAttgataatgaaaaaaaatgctttACTAATGTAGAtcaagaaaatgataaatatatgcaatgGTTTGATACGATATATACTGTTTGTGTAAAGTTAGATGAACTTTGTTGTAAATTAAACAGTAGCTTTCCTCATTCTATGGACATCTGGAATAACAGTGGAAAAGTAAATATGTATCAACTTAAATCtgtatttaatataaatgaaaattggaataacatatataatcaagattataaaaaaaataaaaatgatatattattagatgttaatattcaaaaaagttataataATCAAACTTGtagaaattataataaaaatggaatctTAACttcaaatatttcaaatgaaataaacaataatgAATGCCAATATACGTTGAAAGATGGTACAATCatagataataaaaataatttattatcaaatcataataatattaacaattgTGTTAATTATGATGtagacaaaaataattattcgaaagttgaaataaataattatgtaaatagttataacacagataattttaataataatttagtGCATCTAGATAATGGattaatttgtaaaaatagaagtaataaaaatgtaaatgaaaataataatgttaatATGAACCcaccaaaaaataatggaatcattaataataatgttaaaATGGCACAAATATATGGAAGTGGAAATGGAAAtggaaatgaaaatactataaaaaatgttatgtattatcaaaataagCAATATAATGTTGGACCAAATTTagagaataataaaattccaATTAATTCtaataatggaaatatgAATTCAATTTTGAATCTTACATCTAACAATATGTGTAACATTAATAATATGGGTTCTAACTTAGTAGATAATATGTATTCTATATATGGTAACATAACAAATCctgttaataataaaaataatataaacatccacagatataataatgatatgaCTAactatatgaatataaataatgtacATAATCTATATAGCAATACTAATGGTGTAGCTAGTGTAAACCCCGAAATGGATggcaaaaaaatgaaaaatagtaaaaaaaattcaaacaatgtaataaataaaaatacagaaaaaaataataatactaaaaaaagaaattcaGTTAACAGAAGTAATAATAGAATTATAAAAGATGAAAGTGAATTcgaatatttattagatTTACCAGATAAAGACGGACCAAATTTAGATAATCCTGAAGATTTAAAATGTGATATTGCTGGAGTATATTGGGATAAAAGAAGTTGGATTGCATCTTGGTATGATAATGGCAaaagatattataaatCTTTCTCTGCTAAAACTCATGGGTTCTATAAATCGAAATTTTGGGCAATTAAAGTACGTCTATCAAAAGTTAAAGGACAAACCATCTTTGGAAAACATAACAGGAAaccaaaaaataacaacCCGAATAATGAAACTATTAATTCTATTccatataatacaaatatcgCCGTAGGAAACGACTGTGTCGCTATCGATAATGTATGA
- a CDS encoding alpha/beta hydrolase, putative, giving the protein MNGFLYKLNKFHRINKNIYHSLSNGNNILNYKYKGKICTINGKGGNKNKAYFSYESYNNDDKEIVDMIDGISFTIRNNSSIYKEETKNIPIVILHGCYGSKRNFRNFNKLLKSNKIVSIDLPNHGESKHTNDMKYDNIEEDIKNVLTKLNITSCCLVGFSLGGKVSMYTALKNPTLFSHLIIMDILPYNYYSNNIEIALPYSIRKMSKTLYDIKINKNPKNKLEFLKYLKEELPNIPDSFSQFICMSLKDNEQKNKLTWNINVETIYNEIHNITNFPLNFEKYKYMNPCSFVIAKKSDLAYTIPDYDQIIKNFFPNSKSFILENSSHAVYVDAPHECAQIINQTISL; this is encoded by the coding sequence ATGAAtggatttttatataagttAAATAAGTTTCACcggataaataaaaatatatatcactCGTTAAgtaatggaaataatattttgaactataaatataaaggtaaaatatgcacaataaatggaaaaggtggaaataaaaataaagcatatttttcttatgagtcatataataatgatgataaagAAATTGTAGATATGATTGATGGAATATCTTTTACAATACGTAATAATagtagtatatataaagaagagacaaaaaatattcctaTTGTAATATTACATGGTTGTTATGGAAGTAAAAGAAATTTTcgtaattttaataaattacttaaatcaaataaaatagtatcAATAGACTTACCAAATCATGGAGAGTCTAAACATACGAATGATAtgaaatatgataatattgaagaagatataaaaaatgtgttaactaaattaaatataacaagTTGTTGTTTAGTTGGCTTTAGTTTGGGAGGAAAGGTATCAATGTATACTGCATTAAAAAATCCAACTTTATTTTCTCatctaataataatggatatattaccttataattattattcgaataatatagaaattGCATTACCTTATAGTATTCGAAAAATGAGTAAAAcattatatgatataaaaataaataaaaatccgaaaaataaattagaatttttaaaatatttaaaagaagAATTACCAAACATTCCAGATTCATTTTCacaatttatttgtatgtCACTTAAAGAcaatgaacaaaaaaataaattaacatggaatataaatgttgagacgatatataatgaaattcataatattacaaattttccattaaattttgaaaaatataaatatatgaatccCTGTAGTTTTGTAATAGCAAAGAAATCAGATCTAGCTTATACTATACCTGATTATgatcaaattattaaaaatttttttcctaACTCCaaaagttttattttagaAAACTCATCTCATGCTGTATATGTAGATGCACCCCATGAGTGTGCCCAAATTATTAACCAAACGATTTCcttataa
- a CDS encoding ATP synthase-associated protein, putative gives MILKDILFQKPKIIKCEKNGGDINKASYAYEDNNTSNNDSIIDILKKIPINPFIDSNENINKYKHGVEKKSIDRYTGVQVYDEDDEKDHKKNQPVDYPFPINKNVVFKKNKVNQADERINTNYSNIASDLYPEEGFKTLNKNKHFSSDWELLLAHNHGLYNFKNSDNNAIINKDMNSLNTENDIRNKLNLYTERINVDNPNDACKYLAIEEYKCLLTHSFHMNPNTSNQKCVKWFNEYMQCKWDEHKLNYGHNYIEDRRNKKSKAYIAAPDYQYS, from the coding sequence atgatattaaaagatattttatttcaaaaaccAAAGATAATtaaatgtgaaaaaaatggtggtgatataaataaggcATCCTATGCTTatgaagataataatacaagTAATAATGATTCAattattgatatattaaaaaaaataccaaTAAACCCTTTTATTGAtagtaatgaaaatataaataaatataaacatggggtggaaaaaaaaagtattgaTAGATATACAGGTGTCCAAGTATATGACGAAGATGATGAAAAGgaccataaaaaaaatcaaccAGTAGATTATCCATTTcctattaataaaaatgtagtgtttaaaaaaaataaagtaaatCAAGCGGATGAACGtattaatacaaattatagTAATATAGCTAGCGATTTATATCCTGAAGAAGGatttaaaacattaaataaaaataaacatttttcatCCGATTGGGAACTTTTATTAGCACATAATCATGGcttatataatttcaaaaatagTGACAATAATgctattataaataaagatatgAATTCATTGAATActgaaaatgatattagaaataaattaaatttgtatacaGAAAGGATAAATGTCGATAATCCAAATGATGcttgtaaatatttagctatagaagaatataaatgtttattAACACATTCTTTTCATATGAATCCTAATACAAGTAATCAAAAATGTGTGAAATGGTTTAACGAATATATGCAATGTAAATGGGATGAGCATAAACTTAATTATGgacataattatattgaaGATAgacgaaataaaaaatcgaaGGCATATATTGCTGCCCCAGATTATCAATACTCTTAA
- a CDS encoding methyltransferase, putative produces MEEIIDDLIYYVRTDEIEEIQKILENEDIKTINNIKDENNNSLLHFACANNNVDMIRFLLYECTIDYNLFNNSGNSPLLWAIQNKNLEAIKEVLFFDYYLHKMEYIAIEKKPNELYENIFKELITPTFLKTNYKLSNQIKNKINALNILDYFTFLHTNDKLEDYSFPNKHELDLYKERNKIYLLKNNEFSKNILSESFNIQNENILHLILNHPISSILDNQESVENNPNFKLNNNVDPVNNNEVKENDFTTNISEAKIVQEQVHELIINESVKIDKQNVIIKIREIGLNYYGKCIDDNNLENDLTGINIWECSIIASKWLADICIQDNSIFSNKNILEIGSGCALNSLSLFIHSNIVGRTNSSVGPANLVISDINEFTLDNILYNAQINKELLNYCDPNWENKIKICNMDWTNDNTYLKDVDNQTYLKYDCIIGSDLIYDKNIVPSILFLLNNLLKKNGIFFYVCKQNRDGVELFFDQLKQNFIVEFFKPPENYFINTFINMDQELFDTKFSEFGSSNQIVMIKCVPSQ; encoded by the coding sequence atggaagaaataattgatgatttaatttattatgttcGAACCGATGAGATAGAGGAAATACAAAAGATATTAGAAAATGaggatataaaaacaataaacaatataaaggatgaaaataacaattcattattacattttgcttgtgcaaataataatgtagaTATGATTCGATTTCtattatatgaatgtaCTATTGATTATAACTTATTTAACAATAGTGGGAACAGTCCTTTATTATGGGCTATACAAAATAAGAACCTTGAAGCAATCAAAGAAGttctttttttcgattattatttacataaaatgGAATATATAGCTATTGAGAAGAAGCCAAATGAactttatgaaaatatatttaaagaacTAATTACTCCaacctttttaaaaacaaattataaattaagtaaccaaataaaaaacaaaattaatgcTTTAAACATACTTgattattttacttttttacaTACAAATGATAAGTTAGAAGATTATTCATTTCCTAATAAGCATGAActtgatttatataaagaaagaaataaaatatatttattaaaaaataatgagttttctaaaaatatattatctgaatcttttaatatacaaaatgaaaatatattacacttaattttaaatcatCCTATATCTAGCATTTTAGACAATCAAGAAAGTGTTGAAAATAATCCAAACTTTAAattgaataataatgtagACCCGGTTAATAACAACGAGgttaaagaaaatgatttCACAACGAACATCAGTGAAGCGAAAATAGTTCAAGAACAAGTACAcgaattaataattaatgaATCAGTTAAAATTgataaacaaaatgtaataataaaaataagagaAATCggattaaattattatggtAAATGCattgatgataataatttagaaaatgatTTAACCGGAATTAATATTTGGGAATGCAGTATCATAGCAAGTAAATGGCTAGCtgatatatgtatacaagataattctatttttagtaataaaaatatattagaaaTAGGATCAGGATGTGCTTTAAATTCtctttctttatttatacattcCAATATTGTAGGTCGAACAAATTCAAGTGTAGGACCAGCCAATTTAGTAATTAGCGATATTAACGAGTTTACACTAgacaatatattatataatgctcaaataaataaagagttattaaattattgtgATCCAAAttgggaaaataaaataaaaatatgtaatatggATTGGACAAAtgataatacatatttaaaagatgTAGATAAtcaaacatatttaaaatatgattgTATTATTGGTAGTGAtcttatatatgataaaaatattgtaccatctattttattcttattaaataatttattaaaaaaaaatggaatctttttttatgtttgtAAACAAAATAGAGATGGTGTTgaacttttttttgatcaattaaaacaaaattttattgttgaatttttcaaaccaccagaaaattattttatcaacaCGTTTATTAATATGGATCAAGAATTGTTTGACACAAAGTTTTCAGAATTTGGATCTTCAAACCAGATAGTAATGATAAAATGTGTGCCCTCACAATAG
- a CDS encoding 60S ribosomal protein L35ae, putative has translation MENEQIPQNNNDTTTSVKKGVKKSVKKVLKKSQKGSKKMKAPRLYEKGVILGYKRSQRNQDPNFTLLSIRNVNTKKHAQFYVGKKVAYVYRTTKHHDGSKIKCIWGKVCRTHGNSGVVRARFTSHIPPRAFGNRVRILLYPSNI, from the exons atggaaaacGAACAAATTCCTCAGAACAATAATGATACTACTACTTCCGTTAAAAAGGGAGTTAAAAAATCGGttaaaaaagttttaaaaaaaagccAAAAAGGaagcaaaaaaatgaaagcCCCCCGATTATATGAAAAGGGAGTTATCTTAGGATATAAAAG GTCACAAAGAAACCAAGACCCTAACTTCACTTTATTATCCATAAGAAATGTCAACACAAAAAAGCATGCCCAATTCTACGTCGGAAAAAAAGTCGCATATGTATACCGAACTACCAAGCACCACGATGGAAGCAAAATTAAG tgTATATGGGGAAAGGTATGCAGAACACACGGAAACAGTGGAGTAGTAAGAGCCCGATTTACTAGTCATATTCCACCAAGAGCCTTTGGAAATAGAGTtcgaatattattatacccatctaatatttaa
- a CDS encoding 60S ribosomal protein L28, putative, which yields MANISGALIWELTKNNNCFLKRNITGKKEKLLCDPYNLRCKNTKNSSGLVNDNAVNLRLNKGKVVLCVKSTTKKHIRNKQLRAKNAKKAESLIDEHTKNINVHKKTLLKKYKRLSKTYNINTKSNK from the exons atggcaaACATAAGTGGAGCTCTTATTTGGGAATTAACCAAAAACAACAACTGTTTccttaaaagaaatataacaGGAAAGAaggaaaaattattgtgTGACCCTTATAACTTAAGATgcaaaaatacaaaaaatagtagTG GATTGGTAAATGATAACGCTGTTAATCTCAGATTAAATAAGGGAAAAGTAGTTTTATGTGTTAAATCAACCACCAAAAA gCATATCCGAAACAAACAACTAAGAGCAAAAAATGCCAAGAAAGCCGAATCATTAATTGATGAACACACTAAAAATATCAATGTCCACAAAAAAAccttattaaaaaaatacaagcGTTTATCAAAAACATACAACATAAATAccaaatcaaataaataa
- a CDS encoding coproporphyrinogen-III oxidase, putative, which yields MKDEPTPNEYFRNLWENLLKYEQNNICSLFESLDTVKFKEEIWTRKNGKGKKLGGGITRVLENGTVFEKCAVNFSSVFGTIDKEAAKQMCVNQYNKEYINTTKICHSEDINTIISKIMNSNNIKMINEKYKFYASGLSIIAHPVNPNSPSIHANFRFFQIFIKAGKKKQSNNNPNKNMSSINKYVLNNKMNLNNTNNTQNVKSKIDSNYKSVKHWFGGGCDLSPCYIFPELFINFHHSFKLVCDKYNHLFYKYFKIWCDLYFRIKHRNISRGVGGIFFDNLLDNTIKNKKLTKSGKLKGTQNTKNIIENKNCKCYSCNVIMDKSYKIIYYFIQECIITFRNSYFYILAETIHQKYDEAMINWQRVCRGRYAEFNLIYDRGTKFGLELNNYKTYRRKKKKHMENVPNYSSTAYIKDEVFDDQNSDYMSDEHEKIDNVLASLPLKCEFLYKSKITKFSREYETLQVLKHPKKWVDY from the exons atgaaagatGAG CCAACCCCGAATGAATATTTTCGTAATTTATGGGAGaacttattaaaatatgaacaaaataatatatgctcTTTATTTGAGTCACTAGATACTGTCAAATTTAAGGAAGAAATATGGACAcgtaaaaatggaaaaggaaaaaaattaggaGGCGGAATAACTAGGGTTTTAGAAAATGGGACAGTATTCGAAAAATGTGctgttaatttttcatcagTATTTGGTACAATAGATAAGGAAGCAGCTAAACAAATGTGCGTTAACCAATATAATAaggaatatattaatactaCAAAAATTTGTCATTCCGAAGATATAAATACTATTATAtctaaaattatgaattcaaacaatataaaaatgataaatgaaaaatataaattttatgccTCAGGCTTATCTATAATAGCACATCCAGTTAATCCAAACTCACCATCTATTCATGCAaattttcgattttttcaaatatttattaaagcaggaaaaaaaaaacaatcaaataataatcccaataaaaatatgtcaagcataaataaatatgtattaaataataaaatgaatctTAACAATACTAATAATACACAAAATgttaaaagtaaaattgATAGTAATTATAAAAGTGTAAAACATTGGTTTGGAGGAGGTTGTGATTTAAGTCCAtgctatatttttcctgaactgttcataaattttcatcattctTTTAAACTTGTGtgtgataaatataatcatttattttataaatattttaaaatatggtgtgatttatattttcgaATAAAACATAGAAATATTAGTAGAGGAGTTGgtggaatattttttgataatttattagataatacaattaaaaataaaaaattaacaaaatcaggaaaattaaaaggaacacaaaatacaaaaaatataattgaaaataaaaattgtaaatgcTACAGTTGTAATGTTATTATGGATAAAAgctacaaaattatttattattttattcaagaatgtattataacatttagaaattcatatttttatattttagcGGAAACTATTcatcaaaaatatgatgaagCAATGATTAATTGGCAAAGAGTATGTCGAGGAAGATATGCtgaatttaatttaatttatgatAGAGGAACAAAATTTGGACttgaattaaataattataaaacttatagaagaaaaaaaaaaaaacatatggaAAATGTACCTAATTATTCTTCTACTGCTTATATTAAGGATGAAGTTTTTGATGATCAAAATTCAGATTATATGTCTGATGAGcatgaaaaaattgataatgTTTTAGCGTCCCTTCCTTTAAAATGTGAATTCTTATATAAATCGAAAATAACTAAATTTTCAAGAGAATATGAAACATTACAAGTGTTAAAGCATCCCAAAAAATGGGTTGATTATTAA